In Cryptomeria japonica chromosome 10, Sugi_1.0, whole genome shotgun sequence, a genomic segment contains:
- the LOC131079945 gene encoding aspartic proteinase nepenthesin-2-like produces the protein MGRLKCCYVACILALFLLINISAISSSSSRNLFTTPGDKKAVRVEMRRISEGEISFNERLKSAVVRSKSRLQKIDAIVKAATNKTYETPLHVGDGEYLIDLAVGTPSVSFEAIVDTGSDLIWTQCMPCHDCYKQATPIFDPSKSSTFSAVPCNAPLCRALGFQQSGCNPDCSYAYQYSDGSFTNGGLALETLTIGSGSKVPKIAFGCGHDNKGATLIQGGGIVGLGRGPVSLISQMGTQVENKFSYCLLPISDSPSKTSPLYFGHSASLTGAKSVTLIKNPLIQTFWYIPLTGITVNGSAVDIVPGTFDLKADGSGGIVIDSGSTVTSLNDAAYIPLKKAVEAAIDMSPVNGSSTGLDLCYEMPSGPGQLMGLPSFAFNFKGGADYEVGAENLFIEIDGLWCLAFLGSSGDISISILGNIQQQNIHILYDNGHNTLSFKPTDCSSL, from the coding sequence ATGGGCCGCTTGAAGTGTTGCTACGTAGCCTGCATATTGGCCCTCTTCCTCCTAATCAATATATCtgccatttcttcttcttcttctcgaaATCTGTTCACAACACCGGGAGATAAAAAGGCTGTGAGGGTGGAAATGAGGCGCATATCAGAGGGAGAGATAAGCTTCAACGAGCGACTCAAATCAGCTGTGGTTCGAAGTAAGAGTAGGCTGCAGAAAATAGATGCAATTGTGAAGGCAGCAACAAACAAGACTTATGAAACGCCTCTTCATGTGGGAGATGGAGAATATCTCATCGATCTTGCAGTGGGAACTCCCTCTGTGAGCTTCGAGGCAATTGTGGACACAGGAAGCGATTTGATATGGACCCAATGCATGCCTTGCCATGACTGCTACAAGCAAGCCACCCCAATCTTCGACCCCTCCAAGTCCTCCACATTTTCAGCCGTTCCATGCAACGCTCCTCTCTGCCGCGCATTGGGCTTCCAACAGTCGGGATGCAATCCAGATTGTAGTTACGCCTACCAGTATTCCGATGGTTCCTTTACGAACGGTGGGCTTGCTTTGGAGACATTGACAATAGGAAGTGGCAGCAAGGTCCCGAAGATTGCCTTTGGATGTGGGCATGACAACAAGGGGGCAACACTCATTCAGGGCGGAGGCATTGTGGGATTGGGAAGAGGCCCAGTTTCTCTCATTTCCCAGATGGGCACACAGGTAGAGAACAAATTCTCTTACTGTCTCTTACCCATTTCTGATTCTCCTTCCAAAACCAGTCCTCTCTATTTTGGGCACAGTGCTTCCCTGACTGGAGCCAAGTCTGTGACGCTCATTAAGAACCCCCTCATTCAAACATTCTGGTATATTCCTCTCACAGGAATCACCGTGAATGGCTCGGCTGTTGATATTGTTCCCGGAACATTTGATTTGAAAGCTGATGGCAGCGGAGGGATTGTTATCGATTCTGGATCGACCGTTACTAGCCTGAACGATGCTGCCTACATTCCTCTGAAAAAGGCCGTTGAAGCAGCCATAGATATGAGTCCTGTAAATGGGTCTTCTACAGGGCTGGATCTGTGCTATGAAATGCCGTCAGGTCCAGGTCAGCTCATGGGATTGCCTTCCTTTGCATTCAACTTCAAAGGTGGTGCTGATTACGAGGTTGGGGCGgagaatttatttattgaaatagaCGGGCTGTGGTGCCTGGCATTCCTCGGTTCTTCCGGGGATATTTCAATTTCGATCTTGGGCAACATACAGCAGCAAAACATCCACATC